In Myxococcales bacterium, one DNA window encodes the following:
- a CDS encoding glycosyltransferase family 39 protein, with translation MDSIRRAARPQQAIGGLLIAAAFMLFFRLGATDLWAPDEPRFAAVAEELRSFEHGSTGLVVLHLNGAPYTQKPPLYYWMAALFGAVPGRVTELAARLPSALAGVGCIWLTLQFGTALTRSPVAGMISGAVLLTVFRFAHMARRAQLDIVLTFFVLLALYALFQLDRQVDLRRRRVENPNGAEGERSRWFYALHIALGLALLTKGPVALLPIPAFALYLAWQGKLRNFRQVFPARSFAISLGPAVAWLALATAMAPSGFFDQAIVQNVFARFFSGTAHVRPFSYFFIHFPLEFLPWSLLWPWVGIQVWRTATRESISVQRNGTRLLIVWVGLCFAFFSLSAGKRGLYLLPTYPAVAILCGAAIDEFLVRRNQLPRVVWATLAGVAIAALGFGAFVWGNGGAALPSYPGFALPAAFGSILLVIATFSLAASLLLMARRASPLVQLSAPLAGIYLLEVLVFAVAYPAFDDEKSPRPISRAAAVLSESGSPIGVFDHPALAGGIAYYSGHPVVNLRSEQSLRDFLDSGGRNIIVKQTKVDQVPRVAKFEVRAHSRSGERKLVVISPSGTQPPPVAVR, from the coding sequence TTGGACTCCATTCGCAGGGCGGCGAGACCGCAGCAGGCAATCGGTGGGCTGTTGATCGCCGCGGCGTTCATGCTGTTCTTTCGCCTGGGCGCCACGGACCTCTGGGCTCCGGACGAACCGCGCTTTGCAGCCGTAGCCGAGGAGCTCCGATCCTTCGAACACGGCTCCACCGGCCTCGTGGTGCTACATCTAAACGGCGCCCCCTATACCCAGAAACCCCCGCTCTACTACTGGATGGCCGCCCTGTTCGGCGCGGTTCCCGGACGCGTCACCGAATTGGCCGCGCGCCTGCCCTCCGCACTGGCCGGAGTTGGATGTATCTGGCTCACCCTGCAATTTGGAACCGCACTCACGCGAAGCCCTGTCGCTGGCATGATCAGTGGTGCGGTGTTGCTTACGGTTTTTCGCTTTGCCCATATGGCTCGCCGCGCACAACTCGACATCGTCTTGACCTTCTTCGTGTTGCTGGCTCTCTACGCGCTCTTTCAACTGGACCGTCAAGTCGATCTCCGACGACGTCGAGTTGAAAACCCCAACGGCGCCGAGGGTGAACGCAGTCGCTGGTTCTATGCACTTCACATTGCGCTGGGTCTGGCGCTGCTGACCAAGGGACCCGTGGCACTCTTGCCAATCCCGGCGTTCGCCCTGTACCTGGCCTGGCAGGGGAAGTTGCGAAACTTCCGACAAGTGTTTCCGGCGCGAAGCTTTGCCATCTCTCTAGGACCAGCGGTTGCTTGGCTTGCACTGGCGACCGCAATGGCTCCGTCGGGTTTTTTCGACCAGGCCATCGTCCAAAATGTGTTTGCTCGATTCTTTTCCGGCACGGCACACGTCCGCCCGTTTTCATATTTTTTCATTCACTTCCCCCTCGAGTTCCTACCCTGGTCGTTGTTGTGGCCCTGGGTTGGGATCCAGGTCTGGCGCACAGCCACACGGGAATCGATTTCCGTGCAACGAAACGGAACGCGACTTCTAATCGTGTGGGTGGGACTGTGCTTCGCCTTCTTCTCGCTCTCGGCGGGCAAGCGCGGCCTTTATTTGCTGCCGACCTACCCGGCTGTCGCGATCCTCTGTGGCGCCGCGATCGACGAGTTTCTAGTGCGGCGAAACCAATTGCCGCGAGTGGTCTGGGCCACACTGGCTGGAGTCGCAATCGCCGCGTTGGGGTTCGGCGCGTTCGTCTGGGGAAACGGGGGAGCGGCCCTGCCCAGCTACCCGGGCTTCGCGTTGCCCGCCGCATTCGGTTCGATCTTGCTTGTCATCGCGACGTTCAGCCTGGCCGCGAGTTTGTTGTTGATGGCGCGACGAGCGTCTCCGCTCGTTCAGTTGAGTGCGCCGCTCGCGGGAATCTACCTGCTGGAAGTCCTGGTCTTCGCGGTCGCCTATCCCGCCTTTGACGATGAGAAATCTCCCAGACCAATTTCTCGGGCCGCAGCGGTCTTGAGCGAAAGCGGTTCTCCAATCGGCGTGTTCGATCATCCGGCCCTGGCGGGTGGCATCGCGTATTACTCGGGACATCCCGTAGTCAACCTGCGCAGCGAGCAGAGTCTGCGCGATTTTCTCGACTCCGGCGGTCGCAATATCATCGTCAAGCAAACGAAAGTGGATCAAGTACCGCGGGTGGCAAAGTTCGAAGTGCGCGCGCACTCGCGCAGTGGTGAGCGCAAACTGGTGGTCATCAGTCCGTCCGGGACCCAACCACCTCCGGTGGCCGTCCGCTGA
- a CDS encoding translation initiation factor Sui1: MAPRNDDSNLVYSSDHGRMCPHCGLPSKRCVCRKNPRKLDVALDQGDGIVRVRRETKGRNGKTVTTLTGIALPEAELKELAKDLKRRCGGGGSVKEGVIEIQGDHCDVLVEELKKRDFKVKRAGG; this comes from the coding sequence ATGGCCCCCCGCAACGACGATTCGAACCTGGTCTACTCCTCGGACCACGGCCGCATGTGTCCGCATTGCGGCCTGCCGAGCAAGCGCTGCGTGTGTCGCAAGAACCCCCGCAAGCTCGACGTCGCGCTCGACCAGGGCGACGGCATTGTTCGGGTGCGGAGAGAAACAAAGGGACGCAACGGAAAGACCGTGACAACCCTCACCGGCATTGCACTCCCGGAAGCAGAACTCAAAGAATTGGCCAAAGATTTGAAGCGACGTTGCGGCGGCGGCGGCTCGGTGAAGGAAGGAGTGATCGAAATCCAGGGCGACCACTGCGATGTATTGGTTGAAGAACTGAAGAAGCGCGATTTCAAAGTCAAGCGAGCCGGCGGCTGA
- a CDS encoding CoA-binding protein, which yields MSDDDRELREVLRSAKIIAIVGIKEDESEDAHRIPKYMQAQGARIIPVNPQAGDILGERTYGSLSDVDVPIDLVNLFRAPENIPEHAREILELQIRPRAVWMQLGIYHGAAAAELRAEGITVIQDRCIMVEHRRLFGAEASHSG from the coding sequence ATGTCGGATGACGACCGAGAGTTGAGAGAAGTTCTTCGCAGCGCCAAAATCATCGCGATCGTCGGAATCAAGGAAGACGAATCCGAAGATGCCCACCGCATCCCCAAGTACATGCAAGCCCAGGGAGCGCGAATCATTCCGGTCAATCCCCAGGCTGGGGACATCCTCGGCGAAAGAACGTACGGAAGCCTTTCTGATGTCGATGTGCCGATAGACCTCGTGAACTTGTTCCGGGCGCCAGAAAATATTCCCGAACACGCTCGGGAGATCCTTGAACTGCAGATTCGACCGAGGGCGGTGTGGATGCAACTGGGGATCTATCACGGTGCCGCTGCCGCGGAGCTACGCGCGGAAGGAATAACCGTGATTCAGGATCGCTGTATCATGGTCGAACACCGGCGACTGTTCGGTGCCGAAGCTTCCCACTCCGGCTAA
- a CDS encoding insulinase family protein gives MGFAQHETNRKCRRRDAPSGVLRKKRLLGLFTATLCGLVIATPYPLHPVYAQEMAQEMAQLSDLADPIERLRETLLPNGLKIYTLEDHRTPVVSFQVWVQVGSVDETRYTGLAHLFEHMMFKGSKNLGPEQHAQWVQSRGGRINAFTSRDVTVYHEDVTSESLPLVIDLEAERFGNLNIGDRSLTSEREVVLEERRLRSEDSPRGRASEALSALLWKAHPYRRPVIGWRSDIEAVTVEACRAFFKSYYAPNNFIIVVVGDFDSEATLSHIKRSFGALPRGPEIVRTPTVEPEQRGERRATIEFDVKAPMVIAAWHAPPTGHEDGPSLDVAGQILSGGRSSRLYRSLVYDAQLATHARAYYIEYHQAGMFYASAGVRPDSSIDEAESLLFSEIRRMAEEGVDEEEVAKATRQLEVALVGSLATNHALANRIGIEITAFGKVRPLASRLEEIRRVTPADVQRVLRTYVKDDQRSVVRMIPVHAEQTDKSERQSP, from the coding sequence ATGGGTTTTGCGCAGCACGAGACGAACCGCAAATGTCGGCGACGGGACGCCCCCAGCGGTGTTCTCAGGAAAAAACGACTGCTAGGCCTGTTTACGGCCACGCTCTGCGGGCTGGTCATCGCCACTCCGTATCCCCTTCACCCCGTCTATGCCCAGGAGATGGCCCAAGAGATGGCCCAATTGAGCGATCTCGCCGATCCGATTGAGCGGCTTCGGGAGACGCTGCTTCCCAACGGGCTGAAGATCTACACACTCGAAGATCACCGAACTCCGGTGGTTTCGTTCCAGGTCTGGGTACAAGTAGGTTCTGTGGACGAGACCCGGTACACCGGGCTCGCGCACTTGTTCGAGCACATGATGTTCAAGGGATCGAAGAATCTCGGCCCGGAGCAACACGCCCAGTGGGTGCAATCTCGCGGCGGGCGGATCAACGCTTTTACAAGCCGCGATGTCACCGTGTATCACGAGGATGTGACTTCGGAATCACTGCCCCTGGTGATCGACCTCGAAGCCGAGCGCTTTGGCAATCTGAACATTGGCGACCGTTCTCTCACCAGCGAGCGCGAAGTCGTGTTGGAAGAACGACGACTCAGGTCCGAGGACAGTCCCAGGGGTCGCGCCTCCGAGGCCCTTTCCGCGCTGCTCTGGAAGGCCCATCCGTATCGAAGGCCGGTCATCGGCTGGCGCAGCGATATCGAGGCGGTGACGGTCGAAGCTTGTCGCGCGTTTTTCAAGTCGTACTACGCGCCAAACAACTTCATCATCGTCGTGGTCGGCGACTTCGATTCAGAAGCAACGCTCTCACATATCAAACGATCCTTTGGCGCGCTTCCCCGCGGCCCCGAAATAGTCCGCACTCCGACCGTCGAGCCCGAACAACGGGGCGAGCGACGCGCCACCATCGAATTCGATGTAAAGGCCCCGATGGTGATTGCGGCCTGGCACGCGCCGCCCACGGGTCACGAAGACGGGCCGAGCCTCGATGTGGCGGGCCAGATTTTATCCGGCGGACGGTCGAGCCGTCTCTACCGATCCCTCGTCTACGATGCACAGCTCGCAACTCACGCCAGGGCGTACTACATCGAATACCACCAGGCCGGGATGTTCTACGCGAGCGCGGGGGTGCGTCCGGACAGCTCGATTGACGAAGCAGAGTCACTGTTGTTTTCGGAAATCCGTCGCATGGCAGAGGAGGGGGTCGACGAGGAGGAGGTCGCCAAGGCGACGCGCCAGCTCGAGGTCGCATTGGTCGGGAGTCTGGCCACGAACCACGCACTGGCGAACCGGATCGGAATTGAAATTACGGCATTCGGCAAAGTTCGCCCGTTGGCGAGCCGCCTGGAGGAAATTCGGCGCGTTACCCCAGCGGACGTGCAACGCGTGCTGCGGACCTACGTGAAAGACGACCAGCGCAGCGTCGTGCGGATGATTCCTGTTCATGCAGAACAAACAGATAAAAGCGAGCGGCAAAGCCCATGA
- a CDS encoding insulinase family protein, which translates to MKIRSVLVAGVTITGSLWLLSGCAGPRPAWELPTPPVREAPIIAEGSLIRRTLPNGLRILMLEDHSRPVVSFGLAVRRGIAIEAPGEEGVAALCSEVMQRGAGDRNALAMARSIDELGATFGVAASWDAIHIRASGLARDADTFLQIVADVTLRPRFDEIEIQKARDEQLAGLASGSDNPRTLLSWQLARTLYPEHRYGVPSRGLPESVRALSRADVRSYYDRVFHPNNAVFYATGDFDSGRLLEQVELALGAWARHAVPDPVAAPPLRVPTARKIVVVDRPELSQVRIAVAHEGLRRSDPRRIPASLLNDILGGSGFSSRLTVSIRSNAGLTYSIRSGFALRRRPGRFSVTTFTRVNQVRPMLDLLLAEVKAIRSDRPISEYELRNAKAFSVGQFALGLETSVAVMGSLVNLDLYDLPEDSLDTYRGRIQQVTHPEVKALAQELLYPDRAAIVVVGPAEKLLPELESLGPIEVVTW; encoded by the coding sequence ATGAAGATTCGATCGGTTCTCGTCGCGGGGGTGACCATTACGGGATCGCTTTGGCTGCTATCGGGTTGTGCCGGGCCACGTCCAGCGTGGGAACTCCCGACGCCACCGGTGAGGGAAGCCCCGATCATCGCCGAGGGTTCACTGATCCGGCGGACCCTGCCCAACGGCCTGCGCATCCTGATGTTGGAAGATCACTCGCGCCCGGTCGTGTCATTTGGGCTGGCCGTGCGCAGGGGCATCGCGATCGAAGCGCCGGGGGAGGAGGGCGTGGCCGCGCTCTGCAGCGAAGTCATGCAGCGCGGCGCTGGAGATCGGAACGCCCTCGCGATGGCGCGTTCGATAGACGAATTGGGCGCGACGTTTGGCGTCGCCGCCTCCTGGGATGCGATCCACATCCGTGCATCGGGCCTGGCGAGAGATGCCGATACGTTTTTGCAAATTGTCGCGGACGTCACACTGCGTCCGCGTTTCGATGAGATCGAAATCCAAAAAGCGCGCGACGAACAACTGGCCGGTCTCGCGAGTGGAAGCGACAACCCGAGGACCCTCCTGTCTTGGCAACTTGCCCGAACGCTGTATCCAGAGCACCGCTACGGAGTCCCCAGTAGGGGACTGCCGGAAAGTGTGCGTGCGCTTTCAAGGGCTGACGTACGCTCCTACTACGATCGAGTCTTCCACCCAAACAACGCAGTCTTCTACGCGACCGGAGACTTCGACAGCGGGCGACTGCTCGAGCAAGTCGAACTCGCGCTGGGGGCCTGGGCACGACACGCAGTTCCAGACCCGGTGGCTGCGCCGCCCCTACGGGTTCCAACGGCGCGCAAGATCGTAGTGGTGGACCGTCCGGAACTGTCCCAGGTGCGAATCGCGGTAGCCCACGAGGGCCTGCGACGCAGCGACCCGCGGAGAATCCCCGCCTCGCTGCTGAACGACATCTTGGGAGGGAGTGGGTTTTCGTCGCGTCTCACCGTGAGCATCCGCTCAAACGCGGGACTCACCTACAGCATTCGATCGGGCTTCGCGCTGCGCAGACGTCCCGGGCGCTTCAGCGTTACGACGTTTACCAGGGTGAATCAGGTGCGTCCGATGCTCGATCTATTGCTCGCAGAAGTGAAAGCGATCCGCAGCGATCGGCCGATCAGCGAGTACGAACTGCGCAACGCCAAGGCCTTCAGCGTGGGACAGTTCGCGCTCGGTCTCGAAACCTCGGTTGCGGTCATGGGGAGTCTGGTCAATCTCGATCTCTACGACCTGCCGGAAGATTCCCTCGACACCTATCGTGGACGCATACAACAGGTGACTCATCCCGAGGTCAAAGCGCTGGCGCAGGAGCTACTCTACCCCGACCGCGCCGCCATCGTCGTAGTGGGTCCCGCCGAAAAGTTGCTGCCGGAACTCGAGTCTCTCGGTCCGATCGAAGTCGTGACCTGGTAG
- a CDS encoding WYL domain-containing protein, producing the protein MRGDQLARQWQLIQRLAKTRTGVGLDELADDLDCVRRTVYRDLDALMYAGFPVVSEKRDNRVFYRFMDSFRLGDVPFTPDELLALAFSEDLLRVLEGTVFHDSIRSALSKVRAGLGPELGAYLNRLTDSFRVLPGPHKRYEQLSETIRQLNESVLSQTTVEIEYRTARSGQKNTRELDPYRVWYRSGGLYVVGHDHRSGEIRTFAVDRILAISSLSKPFEVDEAFDFEAFISSAFGVISETPVSVRIRFDASWRTHVTEHNWHPSQKIAELEDGGVELTMEVGGSAELRNWVMSFGAGAEVFEPASLRDDVIAELRATSARYSPR; encoded by the coding sequence ATGCGGGGAGATCAGCTCGCGCGACAGTGGCAACTCATTCAGCGCCTGGCCAAGACCCGCACAGGCGTTGGACTCGACGAATTGGCCGACGACCTCGACTGCGTCCGCCGCACTGTGTATCGCGACCTCGACGCGCTGATGTACGCCGGCTTCCCCGTCGTGAGCGAAAAGCGGGACAACCGCGTCTTCTACCGTTTCATGGACTCGTTCCGCCTGGGCGACGTTCCCTTTACACCCGATGAACTCCTCGCACTGGCATTCAGCGAAGATCTACTGCGGGTGCTCGAGGGCACGGTATTCCACGATTCGATCCGCTCGGCACTCAGCAAGGTTCGCGCCGGGCTCGGTCCCGAACTCGGCGCCTACTTGAACCGGCTCACCGATTCCTTTCGCGTCCTCCCCGGCCCACACAAACGCTACGAGCAATTGTCCGAGACGATTCGACAGCTCAACGAAAGCGTGCTCAGCCAGACGACCGTCGAGATCGAATATCGCACAGCGCGCAGCGGGCAGAAGAACACCCGCGAACTCGATCCCTATCGAGTCTGGTATCGCAGCGGGGGACTCTACGTAGTGGGTCACGACCACCGGTCGGGGGAGATCCGCACCTTTGCGGTCGATCGGATCCTTGCGATTTCGTCGCTCTCGAAACCATTCGAGGTCGACGAAGCATTCGATTTCGAGGCGTTCATCTCCAGCGCGTTCGGCGTGATTTCCGAGACGCCAGTCAGCGTGCGAATTCGCTTCGATGCCAGCTGGCGAACCCATGTCACGGAGCACAACTGGCACCCGAGTCAGAAGATTGCGGAGCTCGAAGATGGGGGGGTCGAGTTGACGATGGAGGTTGGGGGCAGCGCAGAACTTCGCAATTGGGTGATGTCTTTTGGTGCCGGCGCTGAGGTCTTTGAACCTGCGTCTCTGCGCGACGACGTGATCGCCGAGCTGCGGGCTACTTCCGCGCGCTACTCACCGCGTTAG
- a CDS encoding patatin-like phospholipase family protein has protein sequence MAAQAQPPKVKRAIILAGGGARGAYEAGVLNYLFEELPNRLGKPIDFDVVCGTSVGAIHAAFLAATADRESGRGDLLKQIWDRMRVDEIFRFTTRDMLQIPGRLLGVRRVARQLREGQRPDRLYGLLDTRPLERLVLESIPWRGIRRNLRAGLLEAVCVTTTQIATGHAVVFVEQKERSLPHWASQGSIRMQPIRLSPMHTLASAAIPMLFPAVRLGSRYYADGGLRLNTPLAPAVRLGANRVLVIGTGRNVAATESEELAQQRTEGFGNPLFLAGKVLNALMLSPVDSDLARLHLINRFIKNGEMTFGEDFLEKVNATSVATGDGRPLQKIHDLVIRPSQDLGIMAGQLLTDSRNEFSLSPFLRVLMRMLGTGAEARESDLLSYLLFDKAYARPLIELGHRDAREHEDELARFFSDDPM, from the coding sequence TTGGCTGCTCAGGCTCAACCGCCGAAGGTCAAGCGCGCAATCATTTTGGCGGGCGGCGGCGCCCGGGGCGCCTACGAAGCCGGCGTGCTCAACTACCTGTTCGAGGAATTGCCCAATCGCCTCGGGAAGCCGATCGATTTTGACGTGGTGTGCGGGACTTCGGTCGGCGCCATTCACGCCGCCTTCCTGGCGGCGACGGCAGACCGCGAGAGCGGACGCGGCGATTTGCTGAAGCAGATCTGGGATCGGATGCGGGTCGACGAGATATTTCGCTTCACGACTCGAGACATGCTTCAGATTCCCGGTCGACTGCTCGGCGTGCGACGGGTCGCTCGGCAACTGCGAGAAGGACAGCGTCCGGATCGTCTGTACGGGCTGCTCGACACGCGTCCACTCGAACGCCTCGTCCTCGAATCGATTCCCTGGCGCGGCATTCGCCGCAACCTGCGCGCCGGGCTGCTCGAAGCGGTCTGCGTCACCACCACCCAGATTGCGACGGGGCATGCGGTGGTCTTCGTCGAACAGAAGGAACGCAGCCTGCCCCATTGGGCGAGCCAGGGCAGCATCCGCATGCAACCCATTCGCCTGTCCCCGATGCACACCCTCGCCTCGGCGGCAATTCCCATGCTGTTCCCCGCCGTGCGGCTTGGATCGCGTTACTACGCCGACGGTGGACTCCGGCTCAATACGCCACTGGCCCCCGCGGTACGACTCGGAGCCAATCGCGTGCTGGTCATCGGAACCGGGCGCAACGTCGCCGCGACCGAGTCCGAAGAACTCGCCCAGCAGCGCACCGAAGGCTTTGGCAATCCCTTGTTCCTCGCGGGCAAGGTGTTGAACGCGCTGATGCTGAGCCCGGTCGACTCCGACCTCGCGCGACTTCATCTGATCAACCGCTTCATCAAAAATGGAGAAATGACCTTCGGCGAGGATTTTCTCGAGAAGGTCAATGCAACTTCGGTCGCAACCGGCGACGGGCGTCCGCTGCAGAAGATTCACGATCTGGTGATTCGCCCCTCCCAAGACCTCGGGATCATGGCAGGCCAACTCCTGACCGATTCCCGAAACGAGTTCTCACTCTCACCATTTTTGCGGGTCTTGATGCGCATGCTTGGAACGGGTGCCGAGGCGAGAGAGTCGGATTTACTTTCGTATTTGCTGTTCGACAAGGCCTACGCGCGACCCCTGATCGAACTCGGCCACCGCGACGCCCGGGAGCACGAGGACGAACTCGCCAGATTCTTTTCGGACGACCCGATGTAG
- the efp gene encoding elongation factor P, protein MALGTSDFKNGLKIDINGSPYVIIYFQHVKPGKGGAFVRTKIKNLLNGKTVDKTFRAGEKVNEADIEEKTMQYLYKDGESCIFMDTKDYDQIPISDEVIGNNAKFLLENAEVDVLFWKGNPVNIELPSFVEITIAQSDPGLKGDTSSGATKPATLETGAVIQVPLFLKEGEKVRVDTRTGAYVERVN, encoded by the coding sequence ATGGCACTAGGCACCTCTGACTTCAAGAACGGACTCAAGATCGACATCAATGGCTCGCCCTATGTCATCATCTATTTTCAACACGTAAAGCCCGGCAAGGGCGGCGCTTTCGTGCGCACCAAGATCAAGAACCTGCTCAACGGCAAGACCGTCGACAAGACGTTTCGTGCCGGCGAGAAGGTGAACGAAGCAGATATCGAAGAGAAGACCATGCAGTACCTCTACAAAGACGGCGAAAGCTGCATCTTCATGGACACCAAGGACTACGACCAGATCCCGATCTCGGACGAAGTGATCGGCAACAACGCAAAGTTCTTGCTCGAAAACGCCGAAGTCGATGTGCTCTTTTGGAAGGGAAATCCGGTCAACATTGAATTGCCTTCCTTCGTCGAAATCACCATTGCTCAATCGGACCCGGGCTTGAAAGGCGACACCAGCTCCGGGGCCACCAAGCCCGCTACGCTCGAAACCGGCGCGGTGATCCAGGTCCCACTCTTTCTCAAGGAAGGAGAGAAGGTCCGGGTCGATACCCGCACGGGAGCGTACGTCGAGCGAGTGAATTAG
- a CDS encoding acyltransferase family protein encodes MTHATDTAILHSSNSQSRIAPRALRRPKPALGSDPFAVDKDEPDPFLEGMLLLRQTDAMPAARRPRIDSPRRPAIAVRNRTQVKEREWIEVPELSEVELPDRTSWVDRLLSDEERRRIASIAHLAGGDAAYDRFGLSADVVRNTLPIFTALYRIYFRVRSCGHENIPKRGPVILAGNHAGVLPFDAAMVVTDLLLKCDPPRLARTVVDRWAGTLPWVNIFYARAGQVTGSRENFADLLASGQAVMVLPEGMNGALKPFSERYRLQDFRVGFIEQSLAAGAPIVPTAVVGSDDQMPVLFDLSKFAKRFGMPMLPITPTFPWLGPLGLLPYPVSYEIVYGEPLRFYERYSAEDARDPELLRFLSRQVRRAVQRLVDQHR; translated from the coding sequence ATGACTCATGCAACCGACACTGCCATTCTCCACTCGTCCAACTCTCAATCCCGCATAGCGCCCCGGGCGCTGCGCCGGCCCAAGCCCGCACTCGGCTCTGATCCGTTTGCCGTCGACAAAGATGAGCCAGACCCCTTCCTCGAAGGCATGCTGCTCTTGCGTCAGACCGACGCCATGCCAGCGGCGCGCAGGCCTCGAATCGATTCGCCCCGGCGCCCCGCGATTGCGGTCCGCAACCGAACGCAAGTCAAGGAACGCGAGTGGATCGAGGTGCCCGAACTTTCTGAGGTCGAGCTTCCCGATCGAACGAGTTGGGTCGATCGGCTGCTGAGCGACGAGGAACGGCGCCGGATCGCCTCGATTGCCCACCTGGCCGGTGGAGACGCCGCTTACGATCGGTTTGGTCTTTCCGCCGATGTCGTGCGGAACACGCTTCCGATCTTCACGGCGCTCTACCGGATCTACTTTCGCGTGCGCAGCTGCGGACACGAGAACATTCCGAAGCGTGGGCCCGTGATTCTCGCCGGAAACCACGCGGGGGTGCTTCCCTTCGACGCAGCGATGGTGGTGACCGACCTCTTGCTCAAGTGCGATCCGCCGCGCCTGGCGCGCACGGTGGTCGATCGCTGGGCGGGGACATTGCCGTGGGTCAACATCTTCTACGCTCGGGCCGGACAGGTGACGGGAAGCCGTGAGAATTTCGCCGACCTGCTCGCGAGCGGTCAGGCCGTGATGGTGCTCCCGGAAGGCATGAACGGCGCCCTCAAACCCTTCAGCGAGCGTTACCGCTTGCAGGACTTCCGCGTGGGCTTCATCGAACAATCCCTCGCCGCCGGCGCTCCGATCGTCCCGACTGCAGTCGTGGGAAGCGACGACCAGATGCCCGTACTCTTCGACCTCAGCAAATTTGCCAAACGATTCGGCATGCCCATGTTGCCCATCACTCCGACCTTCCCGTGGTTGGGTCCGCTAGGTCTGCTCCCCTATCCGGTTTCCTACGAAATCGTATACGGCGAACCCCTGCGATTCTACGAGCGCTATAGCGCCGAAGACGCTCGTGACCCGGAGCTTCTCCGCTTCTTGTCACGGCAAGTCCGACGCGCCGTGCAGCGGCTGGTCGATCAGCACCGATGA
- a CDS encoding ParA family protein, with the protein MPRRIAFINEKGGSGKTTLVANVAAHLALRRGRRTLAIDMDPQGQLGKVLGLEVRRPRHSAIELLVDSILGETVKASERRGDRDALPRALPAMSTRIANLDVIVANKSLALFPNWTGGLLTDEDATNRLAQTLDAAPNTSDYDFILFDAPPSFGPLTLNILRAVDEVVVPVPLTFLALDGCAEMMRTLEMVRSRYDKPGLQLVMVVPMFYRRTRLAHEILNKLEQRFPKELSLAIVGYNVKIDEAQSRGLSIIEFAPKDRGAEVMASIAEELEARQQPTS; encoded by the coding sequence ATTCCACGTCGAATTGCCTTCATCAATGAAAAAGGAGGCAGCGGCAAGACGACTCTTGTCGCGAACGTCGCCGCTCACTTGGCGCTTCGGCGCGGCCGGCGGACTCTCGCAATCGACATGGACCCGCAGGGGCAACTCGGCAAGGTTCTGGGTTTGGAAGTGCGTCGCCCCCGGCACAGCGCGATCGAACTTTTGGTAGACAGCATCCTGGGCGAAACCGTCAAGGCTTCGGAGCGACGAGGGGATCGAGACGCGCTTCCGAGGGCACTCCCGGCAATGTCTACACGAATTGCGAACCTCGATGTAATCGTCGCGAACAAGTCCTTGGCGCTTTTTCCAAATTGGACTGGGGGGCTGCTGACCGACGAGGATGCAACGAACCGCCTGGCCCAGACCCTCGACGCAGCCCCCAACACCTCGGACTACGACTTCATCCTGTTCGATGCACCCCCGTCCTTTGGGCCCCTCACGTTGAACATCCTGCGGGCCGTCGACGAGGTGGTGGTTCCAGTCCCCCTCACCTTTCTCGCCCTCGATGGATGCGCCGAAATGATGCGCACCCTGGAAATGGTGCGCAGTCGCTACGACAAACCCGGACTTCAACTCGTGATGGTGGTCCCGATGTTCTATCGCCGCACTCGACTCGCTCACGAAATCCTCAACAAGCTCGAACAGCGCTTCCCGAAAGAACTCTCTTTGGCCATTGTCGGCTACAACGTGAAAATTGACGAGGCCCAGTCTCGCGGCTTGTCGATCATCGAATTCGCGCCCAAGGATCGAGGCGCAGAGGTAATGGCGTCCATCGCCGAGGAACTCGAAGCGAGGCAACAACCCACGAGTTAA